From one Scophthalmus maximus strain ysfricsl-2021 chromosome 19, ASM2237912v1, whole genome shotgun sequence genomic stretch:
- the LOC118313948 gene encoding phytanoyl-CoA hydroxylase-interacting protein — protein MAEMEAPLSTPCNIQICEVTCDSFRIVWDMPPEDTARATHFFIDLSRKESKDPNRFKHRDVPTKLVAKAVPLPMAVRGHWFLSPRTEYCVAVQTAVRQPDGDYLVSEWSQVVEFCTGDYAMEHLQQLLDKAKGSAGRLLKFSVFYRNQHPDYFDRVRKECGGLMRPALKDNSGSHGSPINAKLQGVFFSCNTEFDTGLPPKDSPYGPLRFQIAAAHLLNPNICLYFADFYCMYTAYHYVVLVLAPAGSEGDAFCRTRLPMLDLASNPFLTYTAPERQGEEPLCCHASDVILEVLFTEPVLLDQGSVEQISGHHQLMSLTTANAKKDPSCKVCNISVGR, from the exons ATGGCAGAAATGGAAGCCCCCCTCTCAACCCCGTGCAACATCCAGATTTGCGAGGTGACCTGCGACTCTTTCCGCATCGTGTGGGACATGCCCCCTGAGGACACTGCCCGCGCCACACACTTCTTCATCGACCTGAGCCGCAAAGAGAGCAAGGACCCCAACCGCTTCAAACACAGG GATGTGCCAACCAAGCTGGTGGCCAAGGCTGTGCCTCTCCCCATGGCAGTGAGGGGACACTGGTTCCTCAGCCCGCGGACGGAGTACTGCGTTGCCGTTCAAACCGCTGTCAGACAGCCAGATGGTGACTACCTGGTGTCAGAGTGGAGCCAGGTGGTGGAGTTCTGCACCGGGG ACTATGCCATGGAacacctccagcagcttcttGACAAGGCAAAGGGCTCCGCAGGGAGGCTGCTGAAATTCTCAGTGTTTTATCGCAACCAGCACCCAGACTACTTTGACCGCGTCAG GAAGGAATGCGGAGGACTGATGCGTCCAGCCCTGAAAGACAACAGTGGGAGTCATGGTTCTCCTATCAATGCCAAGCTGCAGGGAGTCTTCTTCAGCTGCAACACAGAGTTCGACACAGGCCTCCCTCCCAAAGACTCCCCGTACGGCCCGCTGCGTTTCCAGATCGCAGCCGCACACCTGCTGAACCCCAACATCTGCCTGTACTTTGCAGACttctactgtatgtacacagCCTACCACTatgtggtgctggtgctggccCCTGCTGGCTCCGAGGGGGACGCCTTCTGTCGCACACGCCTCCCTATGCTGGACTTGGCTTCCAACCCCTTCTTGACATACACTGCCCccgagaggcagggggaggagccgCTGTGCTGCCATGCCAGTGATGTCATCCTCGAAGTGCTTTTCACAGAGCCGGTTCTTTTGGATCAGGGCAGCGTGGAGCAGATCAGCGGGCACCACCAGCTCATGAGTCTGACCACAGCCAATGCCAAGAAAGACCCAAGCTGCAAAGTGTGCAACATTAGTGTGGGACGCTGA
- the gpat4 gene encoding glycerol-3-phosphate acyltransferase 4 gives MELFFNPFDNLVCILLGISFTVWFTMLLVFIIVPAIFGVSFGIRRLYMKTLLKVFEWATLRIERGAKEKNHHLYKPYSNAIIAKEPTSLEQEINEIRRSGSNRDLDSAPEFEMSDIFYFARRGVESIMDDEVTKRFSAEELESWNLLTRSNNNFHYISLRLTVLWGLGLLIRYGFLLPLRVTLAFTGVGLLVFLTCVIGLLPNGRMKNYLSEKVHLMCYRICVRALTAIITYHDSENKPKNGGLCVANHTSPIDVIILASDGCYAMVGQIHGGLMGVIQRSMVKACPHIWFERSEVKDRHLVAKRLSDHIEDKTKLPILIFPEGTCINNTSVMMFKKGSFEIGATVYPVAIKYDPRFGDAFWNSSKFGMVNYLLCMMSSWAIVCSVWYLPPMSREEGEDAVQFANRVKAAIARQGGLVDLLWDGGLKRGKVKDTFKEEQQKLYSKMLVGTQEDRSRS, from the exons ATGGAACTCTTCTTCAACCCCTTCGACAACCTGGTGTGCATCCTGCTGGGCATCTCCTTCACCGTGTGGTTCACCATGCTGCTCGTCTTCATCATCGTGCCTGCCATCTTTGGGGTGTCCTTCGGCATCCGGCGTCTGTACATGAAAACCTTGTTGAAGGTCTTTGAG TGGGCCACACTGAGGATAGAGAGAGGAGCGAAAGAAAAGAATCACCATTTGTACAAACCCTACTCAAATG CAATCATTGCCAAGGAGCCCACCTCCTTGGAGCAGGAGATCAATGAGATCCGGCGGAGCGGCAGCAACAGAGACCTGGACTCAGCCCCTGAGTTTGAGATGTCCGACATCTTCTACTTTGCCCGGCGAGGAGTGGAGAGCATCATGGACGATGAGGTGACCAAACGGTTCTCCGCTGAGGAGTTGGAGTCCTGGAATCTGCTGACccgcagcaacaacaacttcCACTACATCAGCCTGAGACTGACCGTCCTATGGGGGCTGGGCCTGCTGATCCGCTACGGCTTCCTGTTGCCTCTCAG GGTAACTCTTGCCTTCACTGGTGTAGGCCTCCTTGTGTTCCTCACCTGTGTTATTGGGCTGCTGCCGAATGGAAG GATGAAAAATTATCTGAGCGAGAAAGTCCATTTGATGTGCTACAGAATATGTGTCAGAGCCCTGACGGCCATCATAACCTACCATGACAG TGAGAATAAACCCAAGAATGGAGGCCTCTGTGTTGCCAACCATACCTCGCCAATTGATGTCATCATCCTTGCCAGCGATGGCTGCTACGCTATG GTTGGCCAAATTCACGGTGGCTTGATGGGTGTCATTCAGAGATCCATGGTCAAGGCCTGCCCACACATTTGGTTCGAACGCTCCGAAGTCAAAGACAGACATCTAGTGGCCAAAAG ATTGAGTGACCATATAGAAGATAAAACTAAATTGCCCATCCTGATTTTCCCAGAAG GTACCTGCATTAACAACACGTCAGTCATGATGTTCAAGAAGGGCAGTTTTGAGATTGGTGCCACAGTCTACCCTGTGGCCATTAAG TATGATCCCCGATTTGGAGATGCCTTCTGGAATAGCAGCAAGTTTGGCATGGTCAACTACCTGTTGTGTATGATGAGCAGCTGGGCCATCGTCTGCAGTGTGTGGTACCTCCCTCCCATGTCTAGAGAG gagggggaggatgctGTACAGTTTGCCAATCGTGTAAAGGCAGCCATTGCCAGACAAGGGGGACTGGTCGACCTCCTGTG GGATGGAGGATTGAAGCGAGGAAAGGTAAAAGATACCTTcaaagaagagcagcagaagCTGTACAGTAAAATGCTTGTGGGGACCCAAGAAGACCGCAGTCGCTCCTGA
- the inpp5l gene encoding inositol polyphosphate-5-phosphatase A: METHTDVLLVTANVGSLFDNLGEIQSEWLQELYKTIHRYQPQFIALHFQEVGGKDYMVNMGHAEDFFWSIESNEEMKDYNRVCIYVDNQFQAEAGFTALGSMYFIHKTLNNIYQYDFNVKDFKAVSGQNRYVGSLDGVTTVEKEKFPKNFWPDFKWSRKGFMRTRWIIHNQGLDLVNVHLFHDASNLTACESSPSVYSANRRNALRYVINRVSDSRYSPLPFFLFGDFNFRLDTLSLVQHLSTEADVQTVRKDSNEVEKIIWEEKDNDHQVLLHIEEKMFAYLHQAYFREDNVPSLLKYDKEVAAFHDVIREEDITFPPSYPYSEEHAKPTQYMNTRCPAWCDRVLMSHAAQESIHDRSDDGERGVVYNTVGPNVCMGDHKPVFLFFSLKTNDH, translated from the exons ATGGAGACGCACACGGACGTGCTGCTGGTCACCGCCAACGTCGGATCCCTCTTCGACAAC TTGGGTGAAATTCAAAGTGAATGGTTACAAGAACTGTATAAG ACTATCCACAGATACCAGCCACAGTTCATTGCCCTGCACTTCCAGGAGGTGGGAGGGAAGGACTACATGGTTAACATGGGCCATGCAGAAGACTTCTTCTG GAGCATCGAGTCcaatgaagaaatgaaagacTACAACAGGGTCTGCATCTATGTTGACAACCAGTTCCAAGCAGAGGCCGGCTTCACG gctcTGGGGAGCATGTACTTCATCCACAAGACACTGAACAACATCTATCAATATGACTTTAATG TTAAGGATTTCAAAGCGGTGTCAGGCCAGAACAGGTACGTGGGCTCTCTGGACGGGGTCACCacagtggagaaagaaaaattccCAAAGAATTTCTGGCCGGAT TTCAAGTGGTCCAGAAAGGGCTTCATGAGGACCCGCTGGATCATACACAACCA AGGTCTGGACCTGGTCAATGTCCACCTGTTCCATGATGCCTCCAACCTAACTGCCTGTGAATCCAGTCCATCCGTTTACTCAGCCAACCGCAGAAACGCCCTCAGATATGTCATCAACAG GGTATCAGATAGCCGCTACTCTCCGCTGCCGTTCTTCCTGTTTGGAGATTTCAACTTCCGTCTGGACACTCTCAGTCTTGTCCAG CATCTGTCCACTGAGGCAGATGTGCAGACAGTGAGGAAGGACAGCAATGAAGTGGAGAAAATCATCTGGGAAGAGAAGGACAATGACCACCAG GTGTTGCTCCACATCGAGGAGAAAATGTTTGCCTACCTGCACCAGGCCTATTTCAGGGAGGACAACGTCCCATCG cttttgaaatatgacaaagaaGTCGCAGCCTTCCATGATGTTATTAGGGAAGAGGACATCACATTTCCCCCGAG CTACCCCTACAGTGAGGAGCACGCTAAACCAACCCAGTACATGAACACTCGCTGTCCTGCCTGGTGTGACCGCGTCCTCATGTCTCACGCTGCCCAAGAGTCCATCCATGACAGG AGCGACGACGGCGAGAGGGGCGTTGTTTACAACACAGTGGGCCCTAACGTCTGCATGGGAGACCATAAG CCCGTTTTCCTGTTCTTCTCATTGAAGACCAATGACCATTGA
- the polr3d gene encoding DNA-directed RNA polymerase III subunit RPC4, translated as MADSGSGDPSGQRVAAPGGSSAGQLVGRRPSAAITAGRLPSMRSRDLTLGGVKKKTFTPNIIGRKAKDETKVDSGQRRERKDADRGRGSRDRGRGRGRPEIIQSHSIFEQGPAEMMMKKRSGFESERDAPSVGPSPIINIKKEKRETEEETKEILRNLERENFVDDPFLKSEQRSCPVQLPLAVSGWGFREEFSSAAVKIEKVDEDCEPMEPAVKVKQELDEMEIQKTEVTYKPPPLPEPEVLPDLLNKWSLSKGEELFFIQMPDSLPGQPPTKEHRPMKTEVQSEDGQSVLLKTESTEEETEDNNCNMKDLREGLVGKMLVRKSGRVQLILGQVTLDVSLGTSCSFLQELVSIGTEGRTGDLTVLGNIKHKMVCSPDFEALLEGSA; from the exons ATGGCTGATTCGGGCTCAGGTGACCCCAGTGGTCAACGTGTTGCAGCTCCTGGAGGGAGCAGTGCAGGACAGCTGGTGGGCCGCCGACCATCGGCTGCCATCACTGCCGGCCGTCTCCCTTCAATGCGATCGAGGGACCTCACCCTGGGAGGGGTCAAGAAG AAAACGTTTACACCCAACATTATTGGCCGAAAAGCCAAAGACGA AACAAAAGTTGATAGtgggcaaaggagagagaggaaggatgcCGACCGAGGCCGAGGCTCGAGAGATAGAGGCAGGGGCCGAGGTCGCCCAGAGATCATCCAGTCCCACTCTATTTTTGAACAGGGGCctgcagagatgatgatgaaaaagagAA GTGGCTTTGAAAGTGAGAGAGACGCACCGAGCGTGGGGCCCTCACCCATCATCAAtattaaaaaggagaagagagagactgaggaagAGACCAAAGAGATTCTCCGCAATCTGGAACGAGAAAAT TTTGTAGACGACCCCTTCCTGAAGAGTGAGCAGAGGAGCTGCCCTGTTCAGCTTCCCCTCGCTGTGTCAGGATGGGGATTCAGGGAGGAATTTAGTAGCGCTGCTGTTAAAATTGAGAAGGTGGACGAGGATTGTGAACCCATGGAGCCTGCAGTTAAAG TCAAACAGGAGCTGgatgaaatggaaatacagaaaACAGAGGTCACTTACaagcctcctcctctccccgaGCCTGAAGTCCTGCCTGACCTGCTCAATAAATGGAGTCTGAGCAAAGGGGAGGAGCTGTTCTTCATTCAGATGCCTGACTCACTGCCCGGCCAGCCTCCCACCAAAGAGCACAGGCCGATGAAAACAGAGGTGCAGTCAGAAGATGGACAGTCTGTGCTTCTGAAAACGGAGTCTACG gaagaggaaactgaAGACAACAACTGTAATATGAAAGATCTGCGGGAGGGGCTTGTAGGAAAGATGCTGGTGCGGAAGTCTGGTCGGGTTCAGCTCATACTGGGACAAGTGACACTTGACGTGTCTCTGGGAACATCATGCTCTTTCCTTCAG GAGCTGGTCTCTATTGGTACAGAGGGAAGAACCGGTGACTTGACTGTATTAGGaaatatcaaacacaaaatggtttGCTCCCCAGACTTTGAGGCACTACTGGAGGGCAGCGCTTGA